The Methanobacterium lacus genome includes a region encoding these proteins:
- a CDS encoding class I SAM-dependent methyltransferase — protein MTKEAAKTAMGPTFMIAVEQSFPEEQRIITDELAYPILPLSYRLMVKLFNIKFVRHWLIGTTETSTPGLWSGIMLRKLYIQHKINTSQSEIGQVVNLGSGYDTMAYTLPSLSDMSVWELDQKNVIETKTQRLETSMGEVPGNVKLMAMDFDHEDIGQALKRQGYSDEMPTFFILEAVTQYLDEESVKKMFTFLSQAQTGSKLIFTYILREFIEGVEMYEMKNLYKKYVFPKIWKYGLFTQDTKEFLEGYGWKLIEDVEADDINDDYIKPNNRNLKTTNLERIVYAEKI, from the coding sequence ATGACAAAAGAAGCAGCTAAAACAGCAATGGGACCCACATTTATGATTGCTGTTGAACAATCGTTCCCTGAAGAACAAAGAATAATAACAGATGAACTGGCCTACCCAATTTTACCCCTGAGTTACAGGTTAATGGTTAAGCTGTTTAACATAAAATTCGTGAGGCATTGGCTTATAGGCACAACTGAAACCAGCACACCGGGATTGTGGAGTGGAATCATGCTCAGAAAACTTTACATCCAACACAAAATTAACACTTCCCAGTCTGAAATAGGACAGGTGGTTAATTTAGGGTCTGGATATGATACAATGGCCTACACTCTCCCATCATTATCTGACATGTCAGTATGGGAACTCGACCAAAAAAATGTTATTGAAACCAAAACCCAAAGACTAGAAACCAGTATGGGAGAAGTACCTGGAAATGTCAAACTCATGGCAATGGATTTTGATCATGAAGACATTGGCCAAGCACTTAAAAGACAAGGTTACTCGGATGAAATGCCAACTTTCTTCATATTAGAAGCAGTGACTCAGTATTTGGATGAAGAAAGTGTTAAAAAAATGTTCACATTTTTATCCCAAGCTCAAACCGGCAGTAAACTCATCTTCACCTACATTTTAAGGGAATTTATAGAGGGTGTTGAAATGTACGAAATGAAAAATCTCTACAAAAAATATGTTTTCCCCAAGATCTGGAAATATGGACTCTTCACCCAGGACACCAAGGAATTTCTAGAAGGATATGGATGGAAATTAATCGAAGATGTTGAAGCCGATGATATCAACGACGACTATATCAAACCCAACAACAGGAACCTTAAAACTACAAATCTCGAGAGAATAGTCTATGCTGAAAAGATTTGA
- a CDS encoding PadR family transcriptional regulator yields MQCDMKGYLTFLILWTLKKSEMNGAEISREFEKRRGTKPSPGTIYPALKELRKNELITVDEAKTYALTEKGELELKSACKFFCKIFYDVNEMSHYSQE; encoded by the coding sequence ATGCAGTGCGATATGAAGGGATATTTGACCTTTCTCATACTCTGGACTCTAAAAAAGAGTGAAATGAATGGGGCAGAAATATCAAGGGAATTTGAAAAACGACGAGGAACCAAGCCCAGCCCCGGTACCATCTATCCCGCACTTAAAGAACTCAGAAAGAATGAATTAATAACTGTGGATGAAGCTAAAACATACGCACTCACTGAAAAAGGAGAACTGGAACTTAAATCTGCATGTAAATTTTTCTGTAAAATTTTCTACGATGTAAATGAGATGTCACATTACTCCCAAGAATGA
- a CDS encoding succinylglutamate desuccinylase/aspartoacylase family protein: MIKYGFTVLLLVLSCFMQIGFAQSIDGNNGKMMLIYVGTDYYNPQTMTGGEVTHNQYIKDHVANTDISNSVCRLAKFGTPMIILGNGSSPKVMITAGVHGNEIPAQLAAMELINYLKGREINGTVYVVPFVSPNGTSQTLRYWNHQNLNSNANKEGTPSNAVILACKQLGIERLGDFHSTQPGGYPGNYSVLCSKSPEYESYVMAEYISSYSNSSLITYDLAGVDYEGAVEDVSNIQGIPAVTCEVLSPQGVATEETVHRSFDQMIKFLEYCKIV; the protein is encoded by the coding sequence ATGATAAAATACGGGTTTACTGTACTGTTGTTGGTTCTGTCTTGTTTTATGCAAATTGGTTTTGCACAGTCTATTGATGGGAATAATGGAAAAATGATGTTGATCTACGTAGGAACTGACTACTACAATCCCCAAACCATGACCGGTGGTGAGGTTACACACAACCAGTACATAAAGGATCACGTTGCTAACACAGACATTTCAAATTCGGTATGTAGATTGGCAAAATTTGGGACTCCAATGATCATCCTTGGCAACGGCAGCAGCCCCAAGGTAATGATAACAGCTGGAGTACATGGAAATGAAATACCAGCACAACTAGCTGCAATGGAATTGATTAACTATCTGAAAGGGCGGGAAATTAATGGAACAGTCTATGTGGTGCCATTTGTATCACCAAACGGAACATCTCAAACTTTGCGTTACTGGAATCATCAGAATTTAAACAGCAACGCAAATAAGGAAGGCACACCTTCAAATGCAGTAATATTAGCTTGTAAACAGCTGGGAATTGAAAGACTTGGAGATTTTCATTCCACACAACCCGGAGGCTATCCTGGAAATTACAGTGTGCTCTGTTCTAAATCTCCAGAATACGAAAGTTATGTTATGGCCGAGTATATTTCATCATATTCTAATTCATCACTCATAACCTATGATTTGGCTGGTGTTGATTATGAAGGGGCTGTTGAAGACGTTTCAAACATCCAGGGAATACCCGCAGTAACATGTGAAGTTTTATCTCCACAGGGAGTGGCAACAGAAGAAACAGTCCACAGATCATTCGATCAAATGATTAAATTTTTGGAATATTGTAAAATTGTGTAA
- a CDS encoding right-handed parallel beta-helix repeat-containing protein, with protein MKNLKVVFIPLIILIILGTASASQATNASQTVNNGGKLVQSSNPTSNDLSVYYVDMKGNDNNTGKNLKQAFKTIQKAINVGSGNFCVVVAKGVYFENLVINKNVKLIGNSSKNTVINGNNKSSCVWIKNSGDVQIDGLTFTNGKSSLGGGIRNQGTLTLKYSCVTSNRANDGGGIYNEGTVNIRGSSISNNSCNYNGGGIQNLNTAYIMRTNILSNTAEMGGGINSKGELQLYQSRVSNNKAEIGGGINNDHCVISTVSSYINGNKAIEGGGIYNNNGIFDIFVTQINSNVASYGGGISNYGLINLHFSTVTKNYASIKGGGIYNYSSIFKDISTTITNNTIDNVNLNPVHNFPVNQ; from the coding sequence ATGAAAAATCTGAAAGTTGTATTCATACCGTTAATAATTTTAATAATTTTAGGAACAGCATCTGCAAGTCAGGCTACAAATGCTTCCCAGACCGTGAATAATGGTGGTAAGTTGGTACAGAGTTCTAATCCAACATCAAACGATCTTAGTGTTTACTACGTTGATATGAAGGGAAACGATAATAACACGGGAAAAAATCTTAAACAGGCATTTAAAACCATACAGAAAGCCATCAATGTTGGAAGTGGTAATTTTTGTGTGGTTGTTGCCAAGGGAGTTTACTTTGAAAATCTCGTGATAAATAAGAATGTTAAGTTAATTGGTAACAGTTCTAAAAACACCGTGATCAACGGGAACAATAAAAGTTCTTGTGTTTGGATTAAAAACTCTGGAGATGTTCAAATAGATGGATTAACCTTCACCAATGGTAAAAGTTCTTTAGGTGGAGGAATTCGAAATCAAGGTACACTAACCCTGAAATATTCATGTGTTACATCCAACAGGGCCAATGACGGTGGTGGAATTTACAACGAAGGTACTGTAAACATCAGGGGATCCTCTATTTCAAACAACAGTTGCAACTACAATGGTGGAGGTATTCAGAATCTCAACACCGCCTACATCATGAGAACCAATATTCTTTCAAACACTGCAGAAATGGGCGGAGGAATTAATTCAAAGGGAGAACTGCAGCTCTACCAGTCTCGGGTTTCAAATAATAAAGCTGAGATCGGTGGTGGAATAAACAACGACCATTGTGTAATATCCACAGTCAGTTCGTACATAAATGGAAATAAAGCCATTGAAGGTGGTGGAATTTACAACAACAATGGAATATTCGACATATTTGTAACCCAAATAAATTCCAACGTTGCCAGTTACGGAGGAGGAATCAGTAACTACGGATTAATCAACCTGCACTTCAGCACAGTCACAAAAAACTATGCATCCATCAAGGGAGGGGGAATTTACAACTACTCCTCAATCTTCAAAGACATCTCCACAACCATCACAAACAACACCATAGACAACGTGAACTTAAACCCAGTACACAATTTCCCAGTTAACCAATAA
- a CDS encoding pseudomurein-binding repeat-containing protein: MSAVSAADPVSFTSDQVINATDSILSYVDANNTLPVDLNISGSVVDMPQFLELLTTVILNINSTSNDLINLGIYGNATNSSENITNSNINSTEYLDIAKRVKDFMDSKGRAPNYATQTSTGNSIGFESLVYMYSNILNSYKTNHVLPENVNLTSWYCVSNKINCTNLLGYTSYGYVEKEVYGNQSSNQTIVLIVGLHPQENGIHTAIANALLNQTLNLTKRYVIYKIHVTQDADDYSKGRMNGQLLGQQFIVPDVPKENPILTLDIHENHYLDSGYDYARFLYPISNTSITTTYANQIISQMPFLVIYTPPDPTSPEYVTMPIAKYGIPTIIYETYMYDNLTKKDSDANAFINAVDTLVYNNKTVDPVKDINLTATVNCKTGLYNIDKNIVLKMNANGTIYYTLNNTTPTNQSKRYNGLFTIKTTTTLKFIAILNGKKSPVYTEKYTIDKIAPKVVSSNTYYSKGFSRTAPISIKFSENIKTSSNWSNIYIKNLNTGKKVGISKSIKNNTLNIKMVSKRFAYNNYQIYIPGGALKDNAGNNLAKTTIIKFKTGKS; encoded by the coding sequence ATGTCAGCTGTATCGGCCGCAGACCCTGTGTCTTTCACATCTGACCAAGTGATCAATGCAACGGACTCCATACTATCCTACGTTGATGCAAATAATACACTTCCAGTTGATTTGAATATTTCTGGATCTGTGGTGGATATGCCACAATTTTTAGAGCTGTTAACAACAGTGATATTAAATATAAACAGTACATCGAACGATCTGATTAATCTCGGAATTTATGGGAATGCAACCAATTCTTCAGAAAATATCACAAACAGCAACATAAATTCAACTGAATATTTGGATATTGCAAAACGAGTTAAGGATTTTATGGATTCTAAAGGACGTGCACCTAATTATGCTACTCAAACAAGCACTGGAAACAGCATAGGCTTTGAATCATTGGTTTATATGTACTCAAATATTTTAAATTCATATAAAACAAACCATGTTTTACCGGAAAATGTTAATTTAACTTCTTGGTACTGTGTTTCAAATAAAATAAATTGTACAAATCTTTTGGGTTACACAAGTTATGGTTATGTTGAAAAAGAAGTGTATGGTAATCAAAGCTCTAATCAAACGATAGTTCTCATTGTTGGATTACATCCTCAAGAAAATGGTATACACACAGCCATTGCCAATGCATTATTAAACCAGACATTGAATCTCACTAAAAGATATGTTATTTACAAGATACACGTTACTCAAGATGCAGATGACTATAGTAAGGGAAGAATGAACGGACAGTTGTTAGGTCAGCAGTTTATAGTGCCTGATGTTCCTAAAGAAAACCCAATTTTGACGTTGGATATTCACGAAAATCATTACCTGGACAGTGGTTACGATTATGCCAGATTTTTGTATCCCATTTCAAATACAAGCATCACAACCACCTATGCAAATCAAATAATCAGTCAAATGCCATTTTTAGTTATATACACTCCGCCAGATCCTACAAGTCCAGAATATGTTACAATGCCCATTGCAAAATATGGAATACCCACCATAATTTATGAAACATACATGTACGATAATCTAACTAAAAAAGATTCAGATGCAAATGCATTTATAAATGCAGTAGACACCCTAGTTTACAACAACAAAACTGTAGATCCTGTTAAGGATATAAACCTTACAGCAACTGTTAACTGTAAAACTGGGCTTTACAATATTGATAAGAATATTGTTCTTAAAATGAATGCAAATGGAACAATTTATTACACTTTAAACAATACCACACCAACAAATCAAAGCAAAAGGTATAATGGCCTATTTACCATTAAAACCACAACTACACTGAAGTTTATTGCAATACTAAATGGTAAAAAATCCCCAGTTTATACAGAAAAGTACACCATCGATAAGATTGCTCCAAAGGTGGTTTCATCTAACACATATTATTCGAAAGGATTTTCAAGAACAGCACCAATATCAATTAAATTCAGTGAGAACATTAAAACAAGCAGTAACTGGTCGAATATTTATATTAAAAATTTGAATACAGGAAAAAAAGTTGGAATCAGCAAATCAATAAAAAACAACACACTGAATATTAAGATGGTAAGTAAAAGATTTGCATATAATAATTATCAGATTTACATCCCAGGTGGAGCTTTAAAGGATAATGCCGGCAATAACTTAGCTAAAACAACAATTATTAAGTTTAAAACAGGAAAAAGTTAA
- a CDS encoding DUF4013 domain-containing protein — protein sequence MDIGDIVKNSLGYPLSNKKNFLILGVIILFAEIYSIVQSFGFKSSIFGLFLILTLLLMIFRSGYNLRILNSSIGGYDVLPDFGNWMGMFKDGVKIWIVLIIFIIPLLILLFVFGFIISLILISSGASTSVLGKIMLMAILAIVGIYLIIVYPLILMALANMAKNENNISYALKLSEIRTKISEIGLGNYIGWYIVTGIIYAVIIIIGTTIIFAFGLGHVKFIGIIINALIIGPFASIFLYRSTSLMYRSVLELENETDSSEDPELTI from the coding sequence TTGGATATTGGAGATATTGTTAAGAATTCGTTGGGTTATCCCCTTTCAAACAAAAAGAATTTTTTAATTTTAGGGGTAATAATTTTATTTGCAGAAATTTACTCAATTGTACAGTCGTTTGGATTTAAAAGTAGTATTTTTGGACTTTTTCTCATTTTAACACTTTTACTTATGATTTTCAGGAGTGGTTACAACCTGAGGATACTGAACTCATCCATAGGTGGCTACGATGTTTTACCAGATTTTGGAAACTGGATGGGAATGTTTAAAGATGGTGTGAAAATATGGATAGTGTTGATCATCTTCATAATTCCACTCCTAATACTCTTGTTTGTATTTGGTTTCATCATAAGCCTGATCTTAATTTCCTCAGGAGCTTCAACTAGTGTTTTGGGTAAAATTATGCTGATGGCAATCCTGGCCATTGTTGGAATCTACCTCATCATTGTTTATCCGTTGATTCTCATGGCCCTTGCCAACATGGCCAAAAATGAGAATAATATTAGTTACGCGCTTAAATTAAGTGAAATTCGGACCAAAATATCTGAAATTGGACTTGGAAACTACATTGGATGGTACATTGTGACTGGAATCATCTACGCAGTTATAATAATTATTGGGACGACCATTATCTTTGCTTTTGGACTAGGACACGTTAAATTTATTGGAATTATTATTAACGCCCTGATTATTGGACCATTTGCATCAATATTTCTATATAGAAGTACCAGCCTCATGTACAGATCAGTCCTTGAATTAGAAAATGAAACTGATTCAAGTGAAGATCCAGAACTAACAATTTAA
- a CDS encoding Ig-like domain-containing protein, producing MGIDGVNTSLLGLICFGIFLMILSCAGTANAAETPTIYVNCHGNDSWNGLAASYNSTTHNGPKATLKNAVATVKNNGTIEVASGCYRENGIYINQDITIQGHTNTVVDGFNSDRIFTVDKGANLTLINMIMVNGKSINGGAIYNEGTLNVFNCSITNCKAVNGDGGAIYNLGYLNVSMSRLNNNQAANGGAIYCYFGYNSFVNYNQITNNQPLAGEIYCPFGVVDANFNWWGSNTDPSDLVNYGVNTTSWMVMLMKVDRTTIGEGCSLNVTVDMVHDNFNNYHDPLNGHLPDGMPVLFNSTLGIIQPSVNTKNGLCTTTLKSGAVSGTALITSFMDSQVLNTTIKINVTPKVQSQTPPNKSHFKGKIKTLTLQLSEAVQAGPNYGGISLKGPTGNVPITTNIFDNIVTVTGAFYLPDGNYKLYLPFNSLMDVSNNCMNQSFYSNFTVDNRVPKLTVTPVSGYYNGTKTVTIKMDEIGTIYYTLDNSTPTNLSKKYIGPFKLVKTTIIRYLGVDLAGNTSTGKATYTIDKNPPTIKYTSPKMMNTHVSTRSNLEIYFNEAIFRGINFNNIRVTNMGTGKPVPTYKTLNGNALILQNKKAGHTWYSIIIPRGSVKDKVGNQFKSNYILRFKTV from the coding sequence ATGGGAATTGATGGTGTTAATACTAGTTTACTTGGTTTAATTTGTTTTGGAATATTTTTAATGATTCTTAGTTGTGCTGGAACAGCAAATGCAGCTGAAACTCCCACCATCTATGTGAATTGCCATGGTAATGATTCATGGAACGGGCTTGCAGCTAGTTACAACAGCACAACCCACAATGGTCCTAAGGCCACACTTAAAAATGCGGTGGCAACAGTTAAGAATAACGGAACCATTGAAGTGGCTTCCGGATGCTACAGGGAAAATGGAATTTATATCAACCAGGACATTACCATCCAAGGACATACAAACACCGTGGTAGATGGGTTTAATTCAGATAGGATATTCACAGTTGATAAAGGTGCGAACCTAACCCTCATCAACATGATCATGGTCAATGGAAAAAGCATTAACGGAGGAGCCATATACAACGAAGGAACATTGAACGTGTTCAACTGCTCCATAACTAATTGTAAAGCTGTTAATGGGGATGGCGGTGCCATTTACAATTTAGGATATTTAAATGTTTCAATGAGCAGACTAAATAATAACCAGGCTGCTAATGGAGGGGCTATTTACTGTTACTTCGGATACAACTCCTTCGTTAATTACAATCAGATAACTAACAACCAACCTTTAGCAGGGGAGATCTACTGTCCATTTGGAGTGGTTGATGCCAACTTCAACTGGTGGGGATCAAACACAGACCCATCAGACTTGGTGAACTACGGAGTCAACACCACATCATGGATGGTGATGCTTATGAAAGTTGATCGTACCACAATTGGGGAGGGATGTTCATTAAATGTGACTGTGGATATGGTTCATGATAATTTTAACAACTATCACGATCCTTTAAATGGTCATCTTCCAGATGGAATGCCAGTATTATTTAACTCCACACTCGGAATAATTCAACCTTCAGTTAACACAAAAAATGGACTGTGTACAACCACCTTAAAATCTGGCGCAGTATCTGGAACCGCACTCATCACATCATTTATGGACAGTCAAGTGTTAAACACAACCATTAAAATAAACGTGACCCCCAAAGTCCAGTCCCAAACACCACCCAATAAATCCCATTTCAAGGGAAAAATTAAAACCTTAACACTCCAACTCAGCGAAGCTGTGCAGGCCGGACCAAATTACGGTGGTATATCCCTCAAAGGCCCCACTGGAAATGTTCCAATAACAACCAATATCTTTGACAACATCGTTACAGTAACCGGAGCATTTTATTTACCGGATGGTAATTATAAACTTTATTTACCTTTTAACAGTCTGATGGATGTATCAAACAATTGTATGAATCAAAGCTTTTACTCAAACTTCACAGTGGACAACAGAGTACCAAAACTAACAGTAACCCCTGTATCAGGATACTACAACGGCACGAAAACTGTTACAATTAAGATGGATGAAATTGGAACTATCTACTACACCCTTGACAACAGCACACCCACCAACCTCAGCAAAAAATACATCGGCCCATTTAAACTAGTAAAAACCACAATAATAAGGTATTTAGGCGTGGACCTTGCAGGCAACACCTCAACTGGTAAAGCCACCTACACCATTGATAAAAATCCCCCTACAATCAAGTATACAAGCCCTAAAATGATGAATACCCATGTTTCAACACGAAGCAACCTTGAGATCTACTTCAACGAAGCCATTTTTAGGGGTATTAATTTCAATAACATAAGAGTCACCAACATGGGAACAGGAAAACCAGTTCCCACATATAAAACTTTGAATGGCAATGCATTAATTCTTCAAAACAAGAAAGCAGGGCACACCTGGTACAGCATAATCATACCCAGGGGATCAGTTAAGGATAAGGTAGGAAACCAGTTCAAATCCAACTACATTTTAAGATTTAAAACCGTTTAA
- a CDS encoding Fic family protein — translation MFKPKFNYTNKMVNNLVEIQSIKDFIINSPLILETEVSLRRDAVLKAAHHSTAIEGNPLRMDQVEAIFKTMEKTSQRKSDQEVLNYINVLKNLENYLVNGKIVEKTILNLHEGITHYTLDYTYLEGQYRIVPVHIINKEGETVFTPPPVNSIKKSIGDLVKWINNSEELNPVIASGILHYEFVRVHPFIDGNGRTGRVLTALYLHTRKFDMDRMFTLDEYYDKNREDYYSALNSVDQKTQDLTHWLDYFIEGFKHSLLKIKDQLLLISPEKSKENRVKLSEKNRKILEYIHLNGSITNSKVQNLLNISRQGAYKDLRYLMDENIIEQQGGSRSTYYVLKK, via the coding sequence ATGTTTAAACCAAAATTCAACTACACCAACAAAATGGTCAATAATTTGGTGGAAATACAATCCATTAAAGATTTCATAATAAACTCACCGTTAATATTAGAAACGGAAGTATCACTAAGACGGGATGCTGTTTTAAAAGCTGCACATCATTCTACAGCCATTGAAGGAAATCCCTTGAGAATGGATCAAGTTGAAGCTATTTTTAAGACCATGGAAAAAACATCACAACGAAAATCAGATCAAGAAGTCTTAAATTATATAAATGTGCTAAAAAACCTTGAAAACTATCTAGTCAATGGTAAAATAGTCGAAAAAACTATACTAAATCTACATGAAGGCATTACACATTACACACTAGACTACACATATTTAGAAGGCCAATATCGAATAGTTCCAGTTCATATAATTAACAAGGAAGGAGAAACTGTTTTTACACCCCCTCCTGTAAACTCCATCAAAAAAAGCATTGGTGACCTGGTTAAATGGATCAATAATTCGGAAGAATTAAACCCAGTTATTGCATCAGGTATTTTGCACTATGAATTTGTGAGAGTACATCCATTTATTGATGGAAATGGGAGAACAGGACGAGTACTAACTGCACTCTATCTCCATACCAGAAAATTTGATATGGATAGAATGTTCACACTGGACGAGTACTACGACAAAAACAGAGAAGATTACTACTCAGCTCTAAACTCCGTGGATCAAAAAACTCAAGATTTAACACACTGGCTAGACTACTTTATAGAAGGATTTAAACATTCCCTATTAAAAATCAAGGACCAACTGCTTCTTATTTCACCTGAAAAATCGAAAGAAAACCGAGTTAAGCTGTCGGAAAAAAATAGGAAAATATTGGAGTACATACATCTAAATGGCAGCATCACGAATTCTAAAGTTCAAAATCTTTTAAATATCTCTCGACAGGGAGCTTATAAAGATTTAAGATATCTTATGGATGAAAATATCATCGAACAACAGGGCGGTAGCCGTTCCACCTACTACGTTTTGAAGAAGTAG
- a CDS encoding transglutaminase-like domain-containing protein, whose amino-acid sequence MEGYRGNCLKRIVSLVFICGMFIAMTGVSNLAYAADNSVNNGVKVDGYYECEHPYITELAANITQNVTKNSTDSRYNIVKAIFKWMHSNVKYEKPMYYNSKHYAVQTAVLGEGNCCDQARLFIALCRAAGIPHNATKFDYSGAVQFMGGSVYGHVWPVVLLENGTQLICDTSSKTSKLGAPTWKNRGSVSETYDLNM is encoded by the coding sequence ATGGAAGGGTACAGAGGTAATTGTTTAAAAAGAATTGTATCACTTGTATTCATTTGTGGAATGTTCATAGCAATGACAGGTGTATCCAATCTTGCATACGCCGCAGACAACAGCGTAAATAACGGAGTAAAGGTTGATGGTTACTACGAATGTGAACATCCATACATCACTGAACTGGCCGCCAACATAACCCAAAATGTGACTAAAAATAGTACTGATTCCCGGTACAACATTGTTAAAGCTATTTTTAAGTGGATGCACAGCAATGTGAAGTATGAAAAACCCATGTACTACAATTCAAAACACTACGCAGTTCAAACTGCTGTTTTAGGTGAAGGGAATTGTTGTGATCAGGCAAGATTATTTATAGCCCTATGCAGAGCTGCAGGAATACCTCATAACGCTACAAAATTCGATTATTCCGGTGCCGTACAGTTCATGGGTGGAAGTGTTTATGGACATGTTTGGCCTGTGGTTCTCCTTGAAAACGGAACTCAATTAATCTGTGATACATCGTCAAAAACTAGCAAACTTGGTGCTCCAACATGGAAAAATAGGGGTTCAGTATCCGAAACCTACGATCTAAACATGTAG